From the genome of Periplaneta americana isolate PAMFEO1 chromosome 15, P.americana_PAMFEO1_priV1, whole genome shotgun sequence, one region includes:
- the LOC138715706 gene encoding uncharacterized protein, with the protein MRFTFTSIQEEAEFVMSEFQLCLAPKRKFLRKLLKSSATPKNLMKIYGDNQLHEETTHVYLCGTPALTFIGDVDHAEASHEEMCDGQYHTYCCSQPRSEGLQSWGHPCSVSCTTYKGIMAKMMIPEQNVGQVEQSSSFRELRDTTQELRDEAQDTANADDSETLCGCCGDDCVPLLNNTPIPTITID; encoded by the exons ATGCGGTTTACTTTTACTAGTATTCAGGAGGAAGCAGAATTCGTCATGTCGGAATTTCAATTGTGTTTAGCACCAAAGAGAAAATTCCTAAGGAAGCTTCTGAAATCATCTGCAACACCTAAGAATTTGATGAAGATTTACGGCGATAATCAGCTTCACGAGGAAACAACTCACGTGTACTTGTGTGGTACACCTGCATTAACCTTCATAGGAGATGTAGACCATGCAGAGGCCTCGCATGAGGAGATGTGCGACGGCCAGTATCACACTTACTGCTGCAGCCAACCTCGCAGCGAAGGATTGCAAAGCTGGGGACATCCTTGCAGCGTTAGCTGTACAACATATAAAGGAATAATGGCTAAG ATGATGATTCCTGAACAGAATGTTGGCCAGGTCGAGCAGTCTTCAAGCTTTAGGGAGCTGCGTGATACAACCCAAGAGCTGCGTGATGAAGCCCAAGATACTGCTAATGCTGACGACAGTGAAACTCTTTGTGGGTGTTGTGGGGATGATTGTGTGCCATTATTGAACAATACGCCAATCCCAACAATAACAATTGACTAA